The genome window GGTTGTTGCAGAGGAATTCCAGCGAAGCATCTCGCGTGGGCCATCCAAATCTCATGAATTGTATGATGCCTTTCCGTTAGTGCTGACCTAAGACGCGCGAGAACCTGTCCTGAGCGTAGCGAATGGATGCTTCACTGGTATGGTCTTCACCATGTAAGTTGGCCGATTGACCCGCTCAGCATGACACACTATCGAGGAGTTCTCTTGCATCAAATGAGAAACGGAAAGCCCCGATCTTATCCGTGTCCAAAGAAAAAGTAACTATGTTGAAAGATGAACTCCTGTCGTATCGAGCGATATTCGAGCACGAACTGAAGAACGACATCCTGGCCTATTGGCTGAAGTATGCCGTCGAGCCGGAGGGCGACGGCTTTTTCGGCGCCGTGGACCTGGACAAACGGCCCGTGCCCAGTGCTCCCAAATCCTGCGTGCTCAACGCTCGCATCTTGTGGACGTTCGCCGCCGCCGCCCGCATGTATGCCAACGCCGAATACCGCACGATGGCCAAGCGCGCGTATCGAGTCGTGACCACGCGTTTCTTCGACCGCGAGTGCGGCGGCTTCTTCGTGGAACTCGGGCCCGATAATAGCGTGGCCAACGCCATCAAACACACCTACGCCCAGGCCTTCGCCATCTACGCGCTATGCAAATACTACGAACTCCATCCCGCCGCCGATGTGCTGGCGCTGATCCGCGAGTGCTTCGCCGTCTTCGAGGAGAAGACCAAAGATCGGGGGCGGCTGGGCTACCGCGAGGCCTTCACCCGCGACTGGCAGCCGCTGGCCGAGAACCGCATGGCCGACCAGAACGAGCCGAAGTCGATGAACACACATTTGCACGTGCTGGAAGCGTATGCGGCGCTGTACGCTGTCTGGCAAGACGACCTGGTGCGCCGGCGACTGCGCGAGCTACTGCTCATCTTCCTCGACTATATCATCCGCCCCAGCGGACACCTGGGCATCTTCTTCGACGATGACTTCCGCGAGACCGAGCCGTCGCGCGGCATCTGCTCGTTCGGGCACGATGTCGAGGCGTCG of Caldilineales bacterium contains these proteins:
- a CDS encoding AGE family epimerase/isomerase, with product MLKDELLSYRAIFEHELKNDILAYWLKYAVEPEGDGFFGAVDLDKRPVPSAPKSCVLNARILWTFAAAARMYANAEYRTMAKRAYRVVTTRFFDRECGGFFVELGPDNSVANAIKHTYAQAFAIYALCKYYELHPAADVLALIRECFAVFEEKTKDRGRLGYREAFTRDWQPLAENRMADQNEPKSMNTHLHVLEAYAALYAVWQDDLVRRRLRELLLIFLDYIIRPSGHLGIFFDDDFRETEPSRGICSFGHDVEASWLLWEAAEILGDADILARMRPVSVQMLEAVERVGLDKDGGMFLESTHFGSHVRTNKHWWVQAETLVGFMNGFELTGDARFWEDVKLSWGFIDRHVIDHERGEWFTKVNRLGQPFLTEPPDDPSPYYRNDWKIDPWKCPYHNGRACMELIRRIDRCI